In Flavobacterium piscisymbiosum, the sequence ATGATTCATCCTGACGATTTTGATGAAAACTCCAGAATATGGAACAAAAGCCTGACAACCGGGACAATATACAAAGCCGATGTGAGGGTTTTAAGAAAAGACGGAACCTATAGATGGCATTCTGTTATTGGTGAACCCGTTTTGAATAAAGACAATAAAATCATTAAATGGGTAGGTGCTTTTACCGATATCCAGACAGAAAAAGCTTTTACCCAGGAATTAGAAAAGCAGGTTACCGCACGTACCAAAGAACTGGAGCAAAAAAATGTCGAGCTGGAGCAAATGAACAAAGAGCTTCAGTCGTTTGCTTATATTTCGAGTCACGATTTACAGGAACCTTTGCGAAAAATTCAAACTTTTGCAACGCAGATTATCGAGAAAGAATCTGATAATTTATCCGATTCCGGAAAAGATAAATTTCAGCGTATGCAAAATGCAGCACAGCGAATGCAAACGCTTATCAATGATCTGCTCTCTTACTCGAGAACCAATATTCAGGAAAGAAAATTCGAAAAAGTGAATCTTTCTAAAATTATCGATGAGGTAAAAGAAGACCTGAAGGAAGAGCTGGAGCAAAAAAGAGCCATAATAGAAATTGAGAATACCTGCGAAGCAAGTATTATTCCGTTTCAGTTCAGACAATTATTGTATAATCTGGCCAGTAATTCCATAAAATTTGCCAATCCGGATATTCCTACTGTAATAAAAATAAACTGTGAATTTACCAAAGGCGAAAATTTAGATCATGAGTCTTTAATTAAAGAAGTAAATTATTGCCACATTAGTTTATCTGATAACGGTATTGGTTTTGAACCTCAGTACAGCAAAAAGATTTTCGAAGTTTTTCAGCGTTTACACGGAAAACTCGAATACACCGGAACAGGAATTGGACTTGCAATCGTAAAAAAAATTGTAGAAAACCATAACGGAATTATCACCGCCAAAGGCGAAAAAAATAAAGGAGCTACTTTTGATATTTATATCCCTGTAATTTAAGTTTAAGCTTAAATCTAAAACAATAAAAAACGGAAACAACTTTTAGAAAATCGTTTCCGTTTTCGTTTTTTAATCCTCCCAAGGAATTAAAAAAATTTACTTTGATAGATTATCTTGTATAAACAGTAATAATACCAGTTGCTTTATCTTTCAATTTCAGCTCTTTGTTTGTAAGGTTCATGATATCGCTAGTTGAGCTTAAAGCACCAACAGTAAGCGTTAAATCATTATGAGATCTTACATAAGTTCCTGTAGTTTCTACTAAGGCACAATCAGAACCATTGTAATCACCAATAACAGCTGCATTGCTTAATCTTAGATCTAAATAATCTTTTTTGCATCCCGCTTGATTTTGCGGAGCATCAATTAAGACCTCTTTACCGTCAATAATTGTTCCTGTTTGGCTTAGGTTGTAAACACCCTGAATTGGAACGATTGTTTCCCCGTCATTGTCATCGCTGCTACAAGATGCTGCAAATAAACCCATGCTCAATAATAATCCGAATAATATTCTTTTAGTTTTCATGTTTGATTTCTTTAAAATTATTTTATGCTAAATTAGTTTTAAAGTCCTCCAACAATGTTCTATAATTTTCGGTTTGATTTACATAATTCCATTTAAGTTTAAAGAATTTATTTACACAATTAAATTAAAGATATTATTTACATGGCTTATTACTTACGTATTTACCTATCATATGATTGGTTATAGGCTTTAAATATAAACTCTTTCTTTCTGGATGATATCCTATTTGATTAAAGCATTCTAATGAATCTCGGGATCTGGCATAAAAAACAACCGCTTTCTCATTTTTAAAGAAGGCCGTTGTATCGCATACTTTCATCCTTTTCATATTAATCTGATTTGGATCTAACAGTTCAATGTTGTTATCTGCCGCTTTCAAATCGCAATCTACAATTTCATAGTTATTACCAGTCCATTGCATACAGCCTTTCGCAGGAAATGCAAAAAAGATAACTGGGAACCCTATAAATAAAACTAAAGCAACACCTATTATTGTATTCTTAATTCTTTGCTTCAATTTACTTGGAGGATTCTCTTTACCAGAACTTTCTTCTTCATTTTCATCTTTCTCTTCTACTTCGCTTTCCTCTTCTACTTCGCTTTCTTTTACATTTTCACTTTCCTCTCCTGCGTCACTTTCTTTTACATTCTCACTTTCCTCTTCTTCTTCACTTTCCTTTACCTCTACATGTTCCTTTTCTTGTATTATCCCCTTGTCTATTCCTTTTTCTCTTTCCTTCTCATCAAGAAAAACTTCCAGATCTCCTGAACCATCATTTTGTAACTTTTGTTGATTTACTAAAATTACTCCATCATCACCTTTAATTTCATCAGGATACAAATTGTGAATTCTAAATTTATTAAAAGGCCTTGGTTCAAAGTCAACCAGAATTGCTGCTAACTCTATTGTGCTCCTTTTTGCTGGCTTTTTCCCTTCTTTATAAAAAGTGCCAACTTTTCTAAATTTATCCGTGTATGTAGTTGAAGTATTTTCTTCTTTTGGATCAAATTCAAACTTAAAAAAATCCAAATATACTTTCAAATCATCATATTTAGGATTAGATCTAAAAATCTTCCAGCATAAATCCCTTAAACTTGCTTGGCCTGGAACAGCTAAAAAATCATAATACTCTGCTCCTTCTTTTTCTTTTCGATATTTTGCTCTAATAGCTTCTTTATACTCATTTTCAACATTTTCTCGGGTAGTTTTTTCCATAAGCTCTCAGGATTTTCAGGATTTTTAAGTTTTTTTCCAGGATTTTTTAAGTTTTTCGGGAGATCTCAGGAAAGTTAGTATATCCCGGAATTCCTTATCAATTCAGGCTCAAAGCCGTTGTTACTTTGCGGTATCAAAATTAGTTCTTGTTCCATATCGCGATTAGAACAAATGTACAAACTAGTTTAAATAAAAAGTGTGGAAAACCGTAAAACGGAGTTTATCTGGGAAGTATAAATAAAATTTTACTGTCTACACACTTCACTTCCCAACACAAAATGATGTTGCATTAAAAGTTCCGGAAAAGTTCCGAACAGCAATACTCATGCTTAATCCTTAAATATAAAAAAAATGAAAAAGCTAATATTATTGGGAGCGTGCGCTCTACTGACAACTATGATTTCTTGTACTGCTGATGATTTCGAAGATACTAAAGCAAATATTAAACCCGAAATACCAGCATACGCTGATGGCCCTGGGGATATGCCAATAAAAGTTCCACCACCACCGCCACAAGATTAATCATAAATTAAAAATACTAAATTTCTAAATTAATTAGTAAATTTCGGGGAAAGTAACGTTATGCTACGATCCCCGTTTTTTTGTTTTCTTTTTTTCTTACTTCTTTTTTCCTGCAAAGAAGAAACCATTCATCCTGTTGATACAACATCAATAAGAAAAGACGCGTCAGACAATCGACAAAAGGGAATATCCAACTTTGAGAATAAAAATTTCAATAGTGCCTTTTACCATTTTAATAAATCAAAGATCACCTACGAAACCATAAAAGATAGTGCTAACATTGTTTTCAATCTAATCCAGATGGCCTCAATTCAGCAAATAAATGGCGATTATTATGGCAGTAAAGAAACACTTACAGAAGCTTTACCTTTTCTAAAAAAGAAAGACATATACAGCGCAGCTATCAATAATTTTTTCGGAATTGCAGATAAGGAACTTTCTCTTTACAATGATGCCATACATTACTATCAGGAAGCTACTGCAGATTGCACTGATGAGGTATCAAAACAGGCTCCTTTACATAATATTGCAACTGTTTATATAGAGCAAAAAAAATACGACGAAGCAATACAAATTTTAAAATCTATACTCGATAATAAAGTACTAGATAAAGAAACAAATGAAAAAGCAAAAGTATTAGACAATTTAGGTTTTGCTTATTTTAAAAACGGATTAACCGAAAAAGGACTTTCCCTAATGCAAGAAGGTTATCAATTAAGAAAACAAATTGATGATTTTTACGGAAGCATCGAAAGCAATTTACACCTCGCAGAATATTTTTTAAAAACCGATTCTAAAAAATCGAATCAATATGCACAAGCGGCATATGAAATCGCAACAAGATTTAATAGTGTCGATGAACGTTTGAAAGCTTTGTCTTTTTTAATTTCGAATGATTCCGGAAATAAAAATGCACAATATGCACAAAAGTATATTACTATTAATGACAGTATTATAAAGGTTCGTAATAACTTTAAAAACAAGTTTGCCAAAATTAAATACGATTCTAAAAAAGAAAAAGACGAGAATCAAAAATTGCGTTTACAGAAAGTTGAAAATGAATTATCGATACAGGAAGCAAAATACCAAAGGATATTTTTTATAATCGGCATCACTTCATTGTCTCTTTTATTACTGTATTTGAGAAAGTTTTATCAAAATAGAAATCGGATCGAAAAAATAAAAACCGCCTACGATACCGAAACCAGAATTGCCAAAGACATTCATGATGAACTGGCAAACGACGTTTTTTATGCCATAACTTATACACAAACGCAATCTTTGACTAAAGAAGAGGTAAAAGAAACTTTATTACAAAAACTGAATCATATTTATACCCGCGTTCGCGGAATTTCGAGAGAAAACAACAGCATCGATACCGGAATAAATTATGCCGCTAATCTAAAAGAAATGCTTTCGACCTATAATAGTAATGAAACCAATGTTAGTATTACCAACATGGATAAAGTAAATTGGGAAAGCATTGACGAAATTAAAAAAGTGACTATTCAGAGAGTATTACAGGAATTAATGGTCAATATGAAAAAACACAGTAATGCGCATGTAGTCGTTTTAAAG encodes:
- a CDS encoding lipocalin family protein translates to MKTKRILFGLLLSMGLFAASCSSDDNDGETIVPIQGVYNLSQTGTIIDGKEVLIDAPQNQAGCKKDYLDLRLSNAAVIGDYNGSDCALVETTGTYVRSHNDLTLTVGALSSTSDIMNLTNKELKLKDKATGIITVYTR
- a CDS encoding ATP-binding protein codes for the protein MASIQQINGDYYGSKETLTEALPFLKKKDIYSAAINNFFGIADKELSLYNDAIHYYQEATADCTDEVSKQAPLHNIATVYIEQKKYDEAIQILKSILDNKVLDKETNEKAKVLDNLGFAYFKNGLTEKGLSLMQEGYQLRKQIDDFYGSIESNLHLAEYFLKTDSKKSNQYAQAAYEIATRFNSVDERLKALSFLISNDSGNKNAQYAQKYITINDSIIKVRNNFKNKFAKIKYDSKKEKDENQKLRLQKVENELSIQEAKYQRIFFIIGITSLSLLLLYLRKFYQNRNRIEKIKTAYDTETRIAKDIHDELANDVFYAITYTQTQSLTKEEVKETLLQKLNHIYTRVRGISRENNSIDTGINYAANLKEMLSTYNSNETNVSITNMDKVNWESIDEIKKVTIQRVLQELMVNMKKHSNAHVVVLKFESTANTIIINYSDNGKGCKIDQIVKNGLQSMENRILSIKGTITFDSEPEKSFKVKITLPK